The Dyadobacter sp. 676 DNA window ACAATGACCTGAATACGCTGGAAGGCCTGCTGAGAAGCGACCCCAATATTGCCGGGTTCATGGTGGAACCTATCCAGGGCGAAGCCGGTGTAGTAGTGCCGGACGAAGGTTATCTGAGGGGCGTGCGGGATTTGTGTACGAAATATAATGTCCTCTTCATTGCCGACGAGGTACAAACCGGCATCGGCCGCACGGGTAGGCGGCTGGCGTGTGACTGGGAAGGTGTGAAGCCGGACATTCTCGTTCTCGGGAAAGCGTTATCCGGTGGTACCATGCCAGTATCGGCCGCATTGGCCGATGACGAGGTAATGCTCACCATCGCGCCGGGCGAACATGGCTCTACTTACGGCGGTAATCCGTTGGCCTGTGCGGTCACCATCGCCGCATTGCAGGTCGTAGAGGAGGAAAATCTCGCCACAAATGCCGAACGAATGGGCCGGGTTTTTCGCGAAAGAATGCAGCGCCTTCAAAAGCAATGTTCTCTGATCGAAAACGTTAGAGGAAAAGGGTTGCTCAACGCGATTGTGATCAACGACACGGAGGATAGCGGCACGGCCATGGACCTTTGTTATAAAATGATGGAGAAAGGGCTCTTGTGCAAGCCTACGCATGGTAACAAAATACGTTTCGCGCCGCCATTGGTCATCAATGAGGCACAAACGGAGGAGGCTTGTCGTATTCTCGAAGAGGTATTTTTAGAAATGAACGGAAATCTATGAAACTGAGACTTTTCCTGCCTGTACTTTTCCTGGCCGCTTTCGTTTTTTCCTGCAAGGAGAAAAACGTAGACCCCAAGAATGATACCGAAACCAACCAGTGGATTTATTCCAATATGAAATACTGGTATTACTGGACCGACCACATTACGGCATCGCCCGATTACAATAAAACACCCGGCGACTTTTTCAATTCGTTGCTTTACAAGTACGACGCAACCGCCCGCCCCGACGGCGACCGGTTTTCGTGGATGCAGGAAGATGCCAAGGAATTGGAAGCGTCTTTGGGAGGCGAGTCGAAAACCAGCGGCATGGAGTACAAGCTGGTATATTTTCCGGCTAACACGAGTAATATAGTCGGTATCGTACTCTATGTGATCCCTGGCTCACCTGCCGCGAAGGCCGGCTTTGTGCGGGGCGATGTTTTCAGCAGCGTAAATGGCCAGAAACTGACGGACTCCAATTATTCCAAATTGTTGAACACGCAGGATAAGTTAACCTACACCCTGGCCGATATCGAGGACGGTACATTGAAGGAGACCACAACTACCAGAGACGTGACGCCCGTCGTGTTGCAGGAGGATCCGGTATTTTTCGATTCCGTATACACGGTTGGGGCGAGTAAAATCGGCTATGTGGTTTATCACCAGTTTATTCCGGAGCCTTATCAGGCAAATAACCAGGCATATGATAAAAAGCTGGACGCGATCTTTTCGGAATTTAAAAACAGCAACATCAATGCGTTGGTACTCGACTTGCGCTACAACCCCGGTGGCTATGTCAGCTCTGCGACGAACCTGGCAAGCCTCATCGGCAAGGTCACGGCCAACGACGTATTTTATTACAAGGAATACAACAAACAGGTCACCGAAACGAGTCTCAAAAAATACGGCGAGTCCTATTTCTACGATAAGTTCATTCAAAAAAGCCAGAATGTGGGCAGTAACCTGAAACACCTGGTGGTACTGGTATCGTCCCGCACGGCCTCGGCGAGCGAGCTGCTGATCAATGGTTTGAAGCCATTCATGACCGTGACATTAGTGGGTGGCAGGACGGTCGGAAAGAACGTCGGCTCGGTAACATTGAGCGATGAGAAAAACGGTATCCGGGTAGGTTTGCAGCCGATCGTGTCGAAATCATTGAATAAGGATAAAAAGTCGGATTACCATGTTGGTTTCGAGCCGGATGTGAAAGTGAACGAAGGCAATATCCTCTATCCTTACGGCGATCCGCGCGACCCTTTGCTGGGCGAGGCGTTATTTCAGATTACAGGCACACATG harbors:
- a CDS encoding S41 family peptidase translates to MKLRLFLPVLFLAAFVFSCKEKNVDPKNDTETNQWIYSNMKYWYYWTDHITASPDYNKTPGDFFNSLLYKYDATARPDGDRFSWMQEDAKELEASLGGESKTSGMEYKLVYFPANTSNIVGIVLYVIPGSPAAKAGFVRGDVFSSVNGQKLTDSNYSKLLNTQDKLTYTLADIEDGTLKETTTTRDVTPVVLQEDPVFFDSVYTVGASKIGYVVYHQFIPEPYQANNQAYDKKLDAIFSEFKNSNINALVLDLRYNPGGYVSSATNLASLIGKVTANDVFYYKEYNKQVTETSLKKYGESYFYDKFIQKSQNVGSNLKHLVVLVSSRTASASELLINGLKPFMTVTLVGGRTVGKNVGSVTLSDEKNGIRVGLQPIVSKSLNKDKKSDYHVGFEPDVKVNEGNILYPYGDPRDPLLGEALFQITGTHVTRQLRSARALQEEASAELSSSISRKAGGSNMFYDR
- the rocD gene encoding ornithine--oxo-acid transaminase — encoded protein: MKNYTDTTDISASQHAMELEYRYGAHNYKPMPVVIERGSGVFLWDVEGKQYFDFLSAYSAVSQGHCHPKIVNAMIEQAQKLTLTSRAFYNDRLGECERFLCEYFGYDKALMMNSGVEGGETALKLTRKWAYKVKGIAPGKAKTVYAAGNFWGRTLAAISSSTDPSSTNDYGPFLPGYEIIPYNDLNTLEGLLRSDPNIAGFMVEPIQGEAGVVVPDEGYLRGVRDLCTKYNVLFIADEVQTGIGRTGRRLACDWEGVKPDILVLGKALSGGTMPVSAALADDEVMLTIAPGEHGSTYGGNPLACAVTIAALQVVEEENLATNAERMGRVFRERMQRLQKQCSLIENVRGKGLLNAIVINDTEDSGTAMDLCYKMMEKGLLCKPTHGNKIRFAPPLVINEAQTEEACRILEEVFLEMNGNL